The window ctatgtttttttttttttttttttttttttgtaaaagatTGCTTTTCAGATATAAAAAACAAACAGGAAATGTTGTTTTTTCTAACCAACAATGATAATGATAGGAAATGATGGAATCATTTGTCCTGCCCAAATTATATACTGTAGAAAGAAAAACGAACctaatcaataaattttttatatatatactaaaagaTTAgcatttgttaatatttcaacaAGTTATACTTACATTTACATTTGTTTTAgaagaaatataaatattttactagatttttattttaataatttatcattCGTTAATTGGATTCTCGATCGAAAACGatttcaatttataaaaatattaatatatatataattcatctaAGTATAATTAGGGTTGTAAATGGACCGAGCCGCTCATTATCGGTTCGGTGTtcagctcgatttgtaaacaagctgctcgtgaacacgatttactggctcggttcgtaaacaaGTCAAGCTTCAGCATGTCAAAGTTTGGCTCGAATGCTTGCGACttcaggctcgattagaacatttatgacaaattttagttttgtagaaaactatatagttttgtacaaaattgttagatcacaaatatctaaacttaatattatttcatttgctattagatgagttcgttcacggacataataaatgagtaatagacgaactatttgtaagcatcttgtttatttattcacgaactttgcttgttagcttgtttatatacacaattaaagagctatttacgagcaaacttcataaatataattaacgatttactaaACAATTCacggttagataattttcttaacgaaccaagttcaaagaggattttgggttcAAAACAAATTCGAAACTCAGctcgagctcgtttattttctaatgaacTGAGTTGAGCCGAGCTTAgtaagccaaagctcggctcaggctcgagctcgttaattttatagtaaGTTAATTTAAGCAGGTCAAAACTCggttcggctcgattacagcacTAAGTATAAGTATAATAGATTAATTAGAATTCTCTCAAATTGAAATACTTTATTTGGTTACTAATGTATGAAGTTGTTTTGGTTAATACGGTTCGGATGGCGAGACATCTGAGCGAGTCTGATGTGTGCTTAGCGTGCGATTTGTCGGAGTCATTATTGCACGTTTTGAGGGACTGCAGTGAGGCTGTGGGGCTTTGGCGGATCCTGATACCTGCTGCGAATTGGGTTGAGTTTTGCCGCGCTGATCTTAGTTCTTGGATGTTAGCTGGTCTCAGTAAAAAGAGGAATTGGCGTGGTATAGGCTGTGGAGTACTGTGTTTGTCTACACCATCTGGTGGTTGTGGCGGTGGAGATGCTCGGCGGTGTTCAATCCGGATATTGCTGTTTGTCGAAATAAGCTGGAATTTGTATATGGTAAAGTTGGGGAATGTCAGAAAGCCTTTTTAGATGAGCAGCGCATGAGAAATAGAAGTAGAAGGACTGTCATGGTTAGTTGGAAGCCCCCTTCGAAGGGCTGGATCAAGGTGAATAGTGATGGTGCTTGTAAGGGTGCCCCGGGTCCGACGGCTGCAGAGGGCATTGCTCGGAATGACAATGGAGTTTGGGTAGGAGGGTTTGCTGTTAACTTAGGTATTTGCAGTGTTGTGCTTGCGGAACTATAGAGTCTGTACTTCGAGTTGAAGTTTGCTTGGGATAGACATTTCCGTAGAGTTGTATTCGAAATGGACTCGCTTGTGGTTGTGGATTTGGTGAAGAATGGTAAGGATCATAGGCATAGGTTCTTTTGGTTGATTGTTGAGTGTCAAAGATTGTTAAGACATGATTGGGAAGAGGTTAGGTTGATTCATGTTCTCCGCGAAAGTAACCGTGTCGTGGACTGGATGGCGAATTACACAGGAAGTTTACCCATGGATCTTCACGAGTGTGAGGTACCCCATGCAGGCATCCTGGATATCTTATTTTCTGATATTTGTGATACTTGTCTTCCTAGGATGACTAGTATCACTTAGCTTGTTTTTTGTTGTGCTCCGAGATTTCGTcccattaagataaaaaaaaaaaaaaaagatgaattaGAATTATCACAGGACAATGAGAAGCCTCCAAGTGGCAGAAAATGCATTAATACagaaataaaataacaataataaacaaaactaaTTATGCATCACCTGAAAGCAAAGAAGAATGCTTGTGTAATGGGTTAATTAAGAGTTAATCATTAATTACTATACTAATTAAGCATTGACCTTCAccttgatttttatttttattttttctgtcACCGTcccaaaaaaaaactaacaccTCACCACCTTAACGGCTACTTAATTtaatttccctttttctttttaatggagttgacatatacatatatacacatatatgcAAGGTGGCGGCAAATCATGCTATAAATAGACCTCCCTACCCTATTTGCAACCATAAACAGAAAACacttaactaattaattaagcATTAAGATTTAatctctctttttcttcttcatcaatggCTATTCCTGTTATCGATTTCTCCAAAGTCAATGCACAAGGTCAAGAGAGAGCCACCACAATGGCTCAGATTGCTAATGGATGTGAAGAATGGGGATTCTTTCAGGTACGACGAAATTCCGTCGTGATTGCTTAAATTCCGCCGGTATTTTCTTGAATTCCGTcgtaatttgattttaatttttgatatGTTTGTGGTGCAGCTGGTGAACCATGGAATTTCAGAGGAGCTTCTGGAGAGAGTGAAGAAGGTTAGCTCAGAATGTTATGAGCAAGAACGAGAGGCGAATTTTAACAACTCAGATATGATGAAAACCTTGAGAGATTTAGCAGAGAAGAAGAATGGGGATAAGTTAGAAAATGTTGATTGGGAAGATGTTTTTCTTCTCCATGATAATAATGATTGGCCAACCAATACTCCTGGATTCAAGTAAGTCGGATCGATACACATTATCCGTGAATGATTAAACTCCGGCACTTTAATGGTCGAAGCCtccggtttttttttttcaaaatgtatATACTAATAATTTAGGGTTTCTGACAGGGAAACAATGGCAGAATACAGAGCAGAAGTGAAGAAATTAGCGGAGAGAGTAATGGAAGTAATGGATGAAAATTTAGGGATACCAAAAGGATACACTAAAAAGGCATTCAATGGTGGAGGAGGAGACAATGCGTTTTTCGGCACAAAAGTTAGCCACTATCCGCCGTGTCCTCATCCCGAATTGGTGGTCGGACTTCGACCTCACACGGATGCCGGAGGTGTCATTTTACTCTTCCAAGATGATGTGGTCGGAGGCCTTCAAATCCTGAAAGACGGCGAGTGGATCGATGTTCAGCCGCTGAAAAACTCGATCGTGATTAACACAGGTGATCAGATTGAAGTGTTGAGCAATGGCAAGTATAAGAGTATCTGGCACAGAGTTCTTCCGACTCCGACCGGTAACAGAAGGTCCATTGCTTCTTTCTATAATCCTTCCCTTACAGCTACTATAGCTCCAGCGCCACAGCTGATCGGAGAATCTGGGGAAGAGGTGAATGAACTGTACCCGAAATTCGTGTTTGGAGATTATATGTCTGTGTATGCTGATCAGAAATTTCTTCCGAAGGAGCCTAGATTTCAAGCTGTGAAGGCAGTGTAGAAGATACacatctttttttcttcttcttcttttagcGACAAAaggattgttttttttttttttttttttgtgaccaAAAGCTTCTTTCTCTAGTCTCAACAATATACACAGAGAAAAGAAAGCTGGTTAATATCAGTGTGTTTGCTTTAGAtttgcttgtttttttttttcatttacgTGTGGCTTGTAAATTAGTATAAATCAAAACTCGTTCTTCTCGTCTATTCTCGTCTAATCTAACTTCTTAACGAGCTCGTTTTTTATTAAAGTTTATTGTGTACGTTATAATTCGAACTCGAAACCATTTAAGCAATTTGAAGTATATAATGAGATTAACTTAGGACGTGATAGCAAAAAATAATGAGAGCGCATCGggcttgatttttttttttttttttttttacctgaatTAAAATTTTGTGGGCATGAAAAACTACACTCAGAAGTTTGAGAACGATCAAAGATATTGACTAATAAGTCTATCAAAGATATCTCTCACTCCCAGCAGATtgactcaaaaaaaaaataaaaaaaatattgtatcTAACACAGATGATGACTCTCCGTTAATTGACtcgataaaaaaatagaaagtaTTATATTTAACGTGGATGATGACACAGTTTCGTAGGATAGAAAATATATCTAACAAAATTGTTAGTCGAGAGCTAAATCATCTAAAGTTACTAATTAAAACCAACTCGAACTACAAGAGGTTATCAAAGAAATTTAGACAAATCCATAAGCTAAAATATTTGAAAGATTAAATTGTTGAATAGAACAAAAGTTGAGAACTAAATAGcagattattaaaatataatgacTAATCAGtgtgttaaataaaaatataaggactaataaattatttactcaaCGAAATTTAGGCAAAATATGACTTTTGCCCTCTTAAAGCTGTAAAGGTCAATATATGAACATGTTATTTTCATGTGATAGTTGTTAACCTAACAAGTTTGATTAAGAGAGTATTTGACAAAAATAGACATCTTAGTATACACTCAAAGCAAGACTTCACACAACACAAAGTGTATAGGGTTTGTTTGGTAATTCGCCTAACAAGTAACCGATATAGAAAAAATGATCTATATATTCCACATGATTATATACaataacaaaaatgataatcgtgTCAGGCAGTTTATCTCTACAAATTGTATTGTCGTATCAAAAATTGACAGCTTAGCTCCACTCAAAATGAgtaatgactaaaataaatcaatcaattTTGGATCTTAAATCAAATTAAGCAACTTTATTTTCAATAATTGTTGCTACAATCAGTTAATGCATGGGAATAAAATAGAGGGAAAAAATGGCAACCCTTAACTTCATATGGGAGCCTATATAGTGAGGAATATAATTTACTCTGGAGTTAATGAAATTTTCTGTGGTCATTCTACTTTATAATCTGTACAGTAATTTACACAAACCTCAATCCTGACATGGAAATGGAGAGTaggaaggaagaagaagctTCAAAGAGCTTTCTGATCTAGCCTTTCGTTCCAGTTCAGGCAGCGAATCAAGCTGTGAAACCAATCTCCGGTTTGATCGGCCTTGTTGACAGTAGGAAGTGGATGCTGGCTCATTGATATCCGGACGGAATCACCTCTGGAAAGTTGCTGCCTTCTCTTTCCGTCGAAAGAAACCCACGCGTTACTTCGAGCATCATTTGGTATCTGTCCAAGTTTAATGGATGATTCAATTGTCAGACTAAGGAATATAAGATGGATCATTAAGCCAGGTATGAGCGTTCAATTTACCTTTAACTCGAGGCGTGCAGAATCTGGAAGTATGACTGGCCTAAATGAGAGCGAGTGTGGACAGATTGGCGTGAACAGCATGCAAGGAACATTTGGATGCACCTGCACTCCAGTAGAAGTTTATGtaacatttatatcatatataatcacatGGAATACATAAATCACGTAACACGATTATGACACGTTTTAACACCTTTATGTCTATGTCATGTCTACACTTGCATATATTAGGGCCTCAGTCCCTTACGATGAAAACAACTTATGAAACTGTTTTGTTCATATCACAGAATTGCAGTTTCGATGCACCATTTGGCCATAAGATGCTAGTTCAACATGCTAATATACTCCAAGATGTCGATGATGATACGTTTTCAGATTTGAGAAAGACAAAAAAGAGTAATGGACTGCAAAAAATATAGTATGCTCACCATTGAACCACCAGCAGCAGTAGAATATGCAGTACTACCTGTAGGTGTAGCCACAATTACTCCATCACCTTGCACctaaaagacaaaatcttcaTCAAAGAAAATCACGGAAATACTCGGAAGatatttgaatttctttaatCCTATACCTAATCTTAACGATGCAAAATGCAGCACGAACAGCCACTGCTGTGATAAACCAGAATTCAAGTTACAATAACCATAGACTTGTATCATTCTTCCCTTAAAGTCAGGAAGCTCGGAGAAAATTGTTTCAGACAATGTCTTTTAGAATCTAAGACTCTCCCGGTGTATATCTCTCTTTAATAGGAGGTTCAGGATCCGAGTTTTATAAAAATCAGATATTCAACTCTTGAAAGAAGTATAAGAACAGTAGAAAAATGTAAGACTTCTGACCTCACCTTGGTTATGAGTCGGTCGTGTTCATAGCACTCTACTTTAGAAAGATAAGGATTAGAACCCCGATCAACAACCACCTCATTTAAGACATCAAAAACTTTGCCTGGCATTGCTTTACCATTGCGAAA of the Euphorbia lathyris chromosome 7, ddEupLath1.1, whole genome shotgun sequence genome contains:
- the LOC136235867 gene encoding 1-aminocyclopropane-1-carboxylate oxidase, whose product is MAIPVIDFSKVNAQGQERATTMAQIANGCEEWGFFQLVNHGISEELLERVKKVSSECYEQEREANFNNSDMMKTLRDLAEKKNGDKLENVDWEDVFLLHDNNDWPTNTPGFKETMAEYRAEVKKLAERVMEVMDENLGIPKGYTKKAFNGGGGDNAFFGTKVSHYPPCPHPELVVGLRPHTDAGGVILLFQDDVVGGLQILKDGEWIDVQPLKNSIVINTGDQIEVLSNGKYKSIWHRVLPTPTGNRRSIASFYNPSLTATIAPAPQLIGESGEEVNELYPKFVFGDYMSVYADQKFLPKEPRFQAVKAV